Proteins encoded together in one Oryzias latipes chromosome 11, ASM223467v1 window:
- the LOC101158366 gene encoding chloride intracellular channel protein 1: MSDANQPKLELFVKAGSDGQSIGNCPFSQRLFMVLWLKGVTFDVTTVDMKRKPDILKDLAPGAQPPFLLFGSEVKTDTNKIEEFLEETLSPPKYPRLAARNPESNTAGLDVFSKFSAYIKNSNPQANENLEKGLLKALKKLDDYLGSPLPDEVDENSADEVTSSSRPFLDGQNLTLADCNLLPKLHIVKVVCLKYRNFSIPDSLTNLWRYLNAAYAKDEFSSTCPVDEEIHSAYSSVAKALK, encoded by the exons ATGAGCGACGCAAACCAGCCCAAACTGGAACTTTTTGTGAAG GCGGGAAGTGATGGACAGAGCATCGGTAACTGTCCTTTCTCCCAGCGCCTCTTCATGGTGTTGTGGCTGAAAGGAGTCACCTTCGATGTCACCACCGTGGACATGAAGAG GAAACCAGACATCTTGAAGGACCTGGCACCGGGGGCTCAGCCTCCTTTCCTGCTGTTCGGGAGCGAGGTGAAAACCGACACCAACAAGATTGAGGAATTCCTGGAGGAAACGCTCAGCCCTCCAAA ATACCCCCGTCTGGCTGCTCGGAACCCGGAGTCCAACACTGCAGGTCTGGACGTCTTCTCCAAGTTCTCGGCCTACATCAAGAACTCCAACCCCCAAGCTAACGAGA ATCTGGAGAAAGGTTTGCTGAAGGCTCTGAAGAAGCTGGACGACTACCTCGGCTCCCCACTTCCCGACGAGGTCGATGAGAATAGCGCCGATGAGGTCACTTCCTCCTCGCGGCCCTTCCTGGACGGCCAAAACCTCACTCTGGCCGACTGCAACCTGCTGCCGAAGCTCCACATTGTGAAG gtggTGTGTTTGAAATACAGGAACTTCAGCATCCCCGACTCTCTGACAAACCTGTGGAGGTACCTGAACGCGGCGTACGCCAAGGACGAGTTTTCCTCCACCTGCCCTGTAGATGAGGAGATCCACAGCGCCTATTCCTCTGTAGCTAAGGCCCTCAAGTAG
- the LOC105355039 gene encoding prostate stem cell antigen-like, whose amino-acid sequence MSRLELLMGLLCCLPLAACLRCYSCVFPAISPLDCLEFPLECPAGQRCLSSEASGHQGPIYLTIYEKSCANPSQCGRSGQKYSAGVVFNYTNDCCDTDLCNGAGPAAAALAWGVWLLAAVALLLP is encoded by the exons ATGTCTCGCTTGGAGCTCCTGATGGGACTTCTGTGCTGCTTACCTCTGGCAG CGTGTCTGCGGTGCTACAGCTGCGTGTTTCCAGCCATCTCGCCTCTGGACTGCCTGGAGTTTCCTCTGGAGTGTCCTGCCGGGCAGCGCTGCCTCTCCAGTGAGGCCTCAGGGCATCAAG GTCCCATTTACCTGACCATCTATGAGAAGAGCTGTGCTAATCCGTCCCAGTGCGGTCGGTCTGGACAGAAATACTCGGCCGGGGTGGTCTTCAACTACACCAACGACTGCTGCGACACGGACCTGTGCAACGGGGCCGGACCTGCTGCCGCCGCCCTCGCCTGGGGGGTCTGGCTGCTGGCTGCCGTCGCCCTCCTGCTGCCCTGA